The Lachnospiraceae bacterium KM106-2 nucleotide sequence CCCAGGTGTGGCCAGCAAAGAAAATCAGACAACTGACAGTAAGAAAGCTGCACAAGAAGATGCTGGCGATCTTACTAACTATGCAATTTATGATGAAGCTGGTATTATGAAGGATACAAAATTATTGACATCTCATTTCGCTGACTCTAAGTGGACATTTACAAAGAGTGAGGAAGAGGTTAAGAAACTTGTTAAAAGTGACAAGGTTGAAGGTGGATTAATTGTTAAGAGTGCAACTAAGTTCTCTTATGTAGTTAATAACAGCAGTATGTATGATCAGACAACAGAGTATTTTAAAGAAGTACTTCAACTGTATTATAGACAAAACTATATTACGAGCAAGGGACTTGATTTTAATGAGTTTGAACAGATGTATCAAGTTCCGATTGAAGCTTCTATGGATATCTTAGGTAAGGATAGTGCAAACAATTATTGGTATACTTACGGACTGATCTTTATCATTTATATGATGATCATCTTCTATGGTCAGACAATAGCGATGGGTGTTACAAGTGAAAAGTCAAACCGTGCTATGGAGATTTTAGTTACAAGTACTGATACAAATAGTCTTATCTTTGGTAAGGTAATTGCAGGTGCTATCGCCAGTGTAATTCAGGTAACGATCATCATCGGATCAGGAATTATATCATACCAGGTAAATAGTGCTGCATGGAATGGTATGTTAGATTTTATCTTTAAGATCCCAGCTAATGTATTAATTACCTTTGGTGTATTTGGACTTTTAGGATTCTTAT carries:
- a CDS encoding ABC transporter, whose product is MKSLKTVIMFELGNFFRHKGFIITTTLLSLIFIIGLSLPSFFDMSSIIPGVASKENQTTDSKKAAQEDAGDLTNYAIYDEAGIMKDTKLLTSHFADSKWTFTKSEEEVKKLVKSDKVEGGLIVKSATKFSYVVNNSSMYDQTTEYFKEVLQLYYRQNYITSKGLDFNEFEQMYQVPIEASMDILGKDSANNYWYTYGLIFIIYMMIIFYGQTIAMGVTSEKSNRAMEILVTSTDTNSLIFGKVIAGAIASVIQVTIIIGSGIISYQVNSAAWNGMLDFIFKIPANVLITFGVFGLLGFLFYCFIYGALGALVSRTEDLGKSTSIITYVFIIAFFVAFVALQASDTTFVKVASYVPFTSCIVMMVRVAMGTVNLIEVIISGCILVASIVVVGLIGAKIYRFGTLHYGNPLKLRNVLKSLKKE